A window of the Lactuca sativa cultivar Salinas chromosome 5, Lsat_Salinas_v11, whole genome shotgun sequence genome harbors these coding sequences:
- the LOC111897595 gene encoding protein disulfide-isomerase: MAFSRVYTALFFCVFAIISSCVSISSATEAEKEYVLTLDHSNFTEVVSKHKFIVVEFYAPWCGHCKSLAPEYEKAASVLSSNDPPVYLAKVDANAEENKPLAQQYEIQGFPTIKILKSGGEVVQDYKGPREADGIVEYLKKQVGPASFEIKTPEDAATLIDEKKVFVVGIFPTFSGEEYENFTILADKLRSDYDFGHTTNAELLPRGESPASTPTIRLLKPFDELFVDFKTFEVDALEKFIEDSSIPLVTLFDQSPSNQPFLIKYFESSNAKAMLFLDFSHEQIESFKSKYNDVAGVYKGKGLNFLIGDVKASQAALQYFGLKEDQSPVLIVQNSNGLKFINSNVESDQMAPWLKDYVDGKVKPFIKSEPIPETNDEPVKVVVANSLKDMVLESTKNILLEIYAPWCGHCKKLAPILDEVAVSFENDAGVMIAKFDGSNNDIPSDTFEVQGYPTLYFRTSSGKVLPYDGNRTKEDIIEFIQKNREGEISQPTTTTEPAKDEL, encoded by the exons ATGGCGTTCTCTAGGGTTTATACTGCACTTTTCTTCTGTGTTTTTGCAATCATATCATCATGTGTCTCGATCTCTTCTGCTACCGAGGCGGAGAAAGAATATGTTTTGACTTTGGATCACTCAAATTTCACAGAAGTCGTGTCTAAACACAAATTCATCGTCGTTGAGTTCTACGCTCCTTG GTGTGGTCACTGTAAGAGTCTAGCTCCAGag TATGAAAAGGCAGCATCTGTGTTGTCAAGCAACGATCCTCCAGTTTATTTGGCAAAGGTTGATGCCAATGCTGAAGAAAACAAACCACTTGCACAACAATATGAGATTCAAGGTTTCCCTACAATCAAGATCTTGAAAAGTGGAGGAGAAGTTGTTCAAGACTACAAAGGCCCTCGTGAGGCTGATGGTATAGTGGAATACTTAAAGAAACAAGTTGGTCCTGCATCATTTGAAATCAAAACTCCAGAAGATGCAGCCACCCTTATAGATGAAAAGAAGGTCTTTGTG GTAGGAATTTTCCCAACATTCTCTGGTGAAGAATATGAGAATTTCACAATCTTAGCTGACAAGCTGAGATCAGATTATGATTTTGGGCATACTACCAATGCTGAACTCCTTCCACGTGGGGAATCACCAGCCTCCACCCCAACAATTAGGTTACTGAAGCCCTTTGATGAACTATTTGTTGATTTCAAG ACATTTGAAGTTGATGCCTTGGAGAAGTTTATTGAAGACTCCAGCATTCCTCTTGTGACACTCTTTGACCAAAGTCCATCCAACCAACCATTTCTAATCAAATACTTTGAAAGTTCCAATGCAAAG GCtatgttgtttcttgatttcagTCATGAGCAAATTGAAAGTTTCAAGTCAAAATACAATGATGTTGCTGGTGTATACAAAGGAAAGGGATTAAATTTCCTCATTGGTGATGTTAAGGCTAGTCAAGCTGCTTTGCag TATTTTGGGCTTAAAGAAGACCAATCACCTGTCCTCATTGTACAAAACAGTAATGGTCTCAAGTTTATTAACTCAAATGTTGAATCTGATCAAATGGCTCCTTGGTTGAAGGACTATGTG GATGGAAAAGTGAAGCCCTTTATAAAGTCGGAGCCTATTCCAGAAACCAATGACGAGCCTGTGAAAGTGGTGGTTGCTAATAGCCTTAAAGACATGGTTTTGGAGTCCACAAAGAACA TTCTACTAGAGATCTATGCACCATGGTGTGGCCATTGCAAGAAACTTGCTCCAATTTTGGACGAAGTTGCTGTCTCCTTTGAAAACGACGCTGGTGTCATGATTGCCAAATTC GATGGATCAAACAACGACATTCCAAGTGATACGTTTGAAGTTCAAGGTTACCCGACGTTGTATTTCAGAACCTCAAGTGGAAAAGTGTTGCCATATGATGGGAACAGAACAAAAGAAGATATTATCGAGTTCATTCAAAAGAACCGTGAAGGCGAGATTTCTCAACCAACCACAACAACCGAACCAGCAAAAGATGAGCTATGA